Proteins co-encoded in one Arachis hypogaea cultivar Tifrunner chromosome 13, arahy.Tifrunner.gnm2.J5K5, whole genome shotgun sequence genomic window:
- the LOC112737121 gene encoding F-box/kelch-repeat protein At3g23880 — protein sequence MKHEADAEAKVLPLELVEKILVWLPVKSLIRFRCVSKQWLSLISDSRFAKLHYDTADAAPTNKNTRLLYLSSEVPEARCVDLEASIRGDYALQLPLSCRHFSLSILGSCRGFILLRIHVHGAPLLLWNPVTGSHRSVPYPVADPDVPCWMGFGSSNNLWGGLGYDESCDDYLVVVGWGDGHEWRPHWEYFSVRTNSWKEIECGHLPPHLVTIDCAVFCNGVLYWLAVKDMEVNFVIVAFDLAGKHLSMVSFPTSGGSRRLLKLFAGCLGISYLNFTEDQKIEIWVMKELSWTKLNVVLPYAHGIYPLCAPGIHPLCFNKGELVGTKNNELVKVSDKGVSVESLRISCRDNDSKMVMFTESLLSLPDKFGGTGEEQGK from the coding sequence ATGAAGCACGAGGCTGATGCTGAAGCTAAGGTTCTCCCTCTCGAATTGGTGGAGAAAATCCTAGTATGGTTGCCGGTAAAATCCCTAATTCGGTTCAGGTGCGTCTCAAAACAATGGCTTTCTCTGATTTCTGATTCACGTTTTGCAAAATTGCATTACGATACTGCTGATGCTGCACCCACCAATAAGAACACTAGGCTTTTGTACTTGTCGAGTGAGGTTCCCGAGGCTCGTTGTGTAGATCTGGAAGCTTCGATTCGCGGCGATTACGCGCTTCAGCTTCCTCTAAGTTGTCGCCATTTCAGCCTTAGTATTCTAGGTTCATGTAGGGGCTTCATACTGTTGCGCATTCATGTACATGGCGCTCCACTCCTTCTGTGGAACCCTGTAACGGGTTCTCACAGATCAGTGCCGTACCCTGTTGCTGACCCTGATGTtccttgttggatgggttttggCTCGTCAAACAATTTATGGGGTGGTCTTGGCTATGATGAATCTTGTGATGATTATTTAGTAGTAGTAGGATGGGGTGACGGACATGAATGGAGACCTCATTGGGAATATTTTTCTGTTAGAACCAATTCCTGGAAAGAAATTGAGTGTGGCCATCTTCCTCCTCATTTGGTTACCATTGATTGTGCAGTGTTTTGTAACGGGGTTCTTTATTGGTTGGCCGTTAAAGATATGGAAGTGAATTTTGTGATTGTTGCCTTCGACTTAGCCGGAAAGCATCTATCAATGGTGTCATTTCCAACTTCAGGCGGATCCCGTCGGCTGTTAAAGCTGTTTGCTGGATGCCTTGGGATATCTTACTTGAACTTCACGGAAGACCAGAAGATTGAGATCTGGGTAATGAAGGAGTTATCTTGGACTAAGCTCAATGTTGTGCTTCCTTATGCTCATGGAATCTACCCATTGTGTGCTCCTGGAATCCACCCTTTGTGTTTCAATAAAGGTGAACTTGTTGGCACCAAAAACAATGAGTTGGTCAAAGTCAGCGATAAAGGTGTATCGGTGGAGTCTCTAAGAATTAGTTGTCGTGATAATGACTCGAAGATGGTTATGTTTACTGAGAGTTTACTGTCACTTCCGGACAAGTTTGGCGGCACTGGGGAAGAACAAGGAAAGTAG